One genomic segment of Streptomyces sp. TLI_146 includes these proteins:
- a CDS encoding MoaD/ThiS family protein, translated as MAAGTIRFWAAAKSAAGVAEEPYEAATLAEALAAVRERHPGELTRVLLRCSFLVDGDPVGTRGHETVRLAEGGTVEVLPPFAGG; from the coding sequence ATGGCAGCGGGAACCATCCGCTTCTGGGCCGCGGCCAAGTCCGCCGCCGGTGTCGCGGAGGAGCCGTACGAGGCGGCCACACTGGCCGAGGCGCTGGCCGCGGTGCGCGAGCGCCACCCCGGCGAGCTGACCCGCGTACTGCTCAGGTGCTCGTTCCTGGTCGACGGTGACCCCGTCGGGACGCGCGGGCATGAGACCGTACGGCTTGCCGAGGGCGGCACGGTCGAGGTGCTCCCGCCGTTCGCAGGAGGGTGA
- a CDS encoding response regulator transcription factor has translation MSSLLLLTNALQPSTEVLPALGLLLHNVRVAPAEGPALVDTPGADVILVDGRRDLPQVRSLCQLLRSTGPGCPLLLVVTEGGLAAVTADWGIDDVLLDTAGPAEVEARLRLAMGRQQITSDDSPMEIRNGDLSVDEATYSAKLKGRVLDLTFKEFELLKYLAQHPGRVFTRAQLLQEVWGYDYFGGTRTVDVHVRRLRAKLGPEHESLIGTVRNVGYRFVTPEKVERAAEEAKAKAAAESVASAPVPAAAEPEEASVRPAQR, from the coding sequence ATGAGCTCTCTGCTGCTCCTCACCAACGCCCTCCAGCCGTCGACGGAGGTGCTTCCCGCGCTCGGCCTGCTGCTGCACAACGTGCGGGTCGCCCCCGCCGAGGGCCCGGCCCTGGTGGACACCCCCGGTGCCGACGTGATCCTCGTCGACGGCCGCCGCGACCTGCCGCAGGTCCGCTCCCTGTGCCAGCTGCTGCGCTCCACCGGCCCCGGCTGCCCGCTGCTCCTGGTGGTCACCGAGGGCGGTCTGGCCGCCGTCACCGCCGACTGGGGCATCGACGACGTGCTCCTGGACACCGCGGGTCCCGCCGAGGTCGAGGCGCGGCTGCGGCTCGCGATGGGCCGCCAGCAGATCACCTCCGACGACTCCCCCATGGAGATCCGCAACGGCGACCTCTCCGTGGACGAGGCGACGTACAGCGCCAAGCTCAAGGGCCGGGTGCTGGATCTCACCTTCAAGGAGTTCGAGCTCCTGAAGTACCTGGCGCAGCACCCCGGCCGGGTCTTCACGCGCGCGCAGCTGCTCCAGGAGGTCTGGGGCTATGACTACTTCGGCGGTACGCGGACGGTCGACGTCCACGTACGGCGGCTGCGGGCGAAGCTCGGCCCCGAGCACGAGTCGCTGATCGGCACCGTCCGGAATGTCGGCTACCGCTTCGTTACCCCGGAGAAGGTCGAGCGGGCGGCGGAAGAAGCCAAGGCCAAGGCGGCCGCGGAATCCGTGGCCTCCGCACCGGTCCCGGCCGCCGCGGAGCCGGAGGAAGCCTCCGTACGCCCTGCCCAGAGGTAG
- a CDS encoding S9 family peptidase produces the protein MSSGAEGRFHTVDVSSITGGPRRATLRTSDGVPIEAVHDPCTAGPTDTAIVVAHGFTGSAARPAVRRAAGVFAQYAGVVTFSFRGHGGSGGRSTVGDREVLDLAAAVEWARSLGYARVVTVGFSMGGSVVLRHAAMHKGLTEARTDAVVSVSAPARWYYRGTAPMRRLHWLVTRPAGRLVGRLGFATRIDSKEWCPVPLSPVEAVPLIAPTPLLIVHGDRDPYFPLDHPRMLAAAGPARLWLEEGMGHAENAAGEELLRRIAQWLSVA, from the coding sequence ATGAGTTCCGGGGCAGAGGGCCGATTTCACACTGTGGATGTTTCCTCGATCACTGGAGGACCGCGGCGCGCAACTCTGCGCACCTCGGACGGTGTGCCGATCGAGGCGGTCCACGACCCCTGTACGGCGGGTCCGACGGACACCGCGATCGTGGTCGCGCACGGTTTCACGGGCTCTGCGGCCCGGCCCGCGGTGCGGCGGGCGGCGGGGGTGTTCGCCCAGTACGCGGGCGTGGTCACGTTCTCGTTCCGGGGCCACGGGGGCTCCGGCGGGCGCTCCACGGTCGGCGACCGCGAGGTGCTCGACCTGGCGGCGGCCGTGGAGTGGGCGAGATCACTCGGCTACGCGCGCGTGGTGACCGTCGGCTTCTCGATGGGCGGCTCGGTGGTGCTGCGGCACGCGGCGATGCACAAGGGGCTCACGGAGGCGCGGACGGATGCCGTCGTCTCCGTCAGTGCGCCGGCCCGTTGGTACTACCGGGGGACCGCCCCCATGCGGCGGCTGCACTGGCTGGTCACCCGGCCCGCCGGGCGCCTGGTCGGACGGCTCGGCTTCGCCACCCGGATCGACTCCAAGGAGTGGTGCCCGGTGCCGCTCTCGCCGGTCGAGGCGGTCCCGCTGATCGCGCCGACCCCGCTCCTGATCGTCCACGGCGACCGCGACCCGTACTTCCCGCTCGACCACCCCAGGATGCTGGCGGCCGCCGGACCTGCGCGGTTGTGGCTGGAGGAGGGCATGGGGCACGCGGAGAACGCGGCCGGCGAGGAGCTGCTGCGCCGGATCGCGCAGTGGCTGTCGGTGGCGTAG
- a CDS encoding DUF2993 domain-containing protein: protein MRALRIWLIVAVVLGGLFVAADRIAVNVVESKVADKIKASQGLRETPDVSISGFPFLTQAMGKEFDEVDVKLGGVTATADGHSVNVTEVRAKLHDVKVDSSYSSATAVRADGSARISYADLTKSAPKGAKVGYAGPERAAKGQVQVTGQLTDLLEGAGVQVPASLKVLLAGRTVSAYSTVTTDGGATVKVRSSELPKLPVPGFDEKLRKAVDYDLKIEGLPRGIKLDKVTAVSDGLRFSGTGSNVSLAG from the coding sequence ATGCGCGCACTTCGGATATGGCTCATCGTCGCGGTGGTTCTCGGCGGCCTCTTCGTCGCCGCGGACCGCATCGCGGTGAACGTCGTCGAGTCCAAGGTGGCCGACAAGATCAAGGCCAGTCAGGGCCTGCGGGAGACCCCTGACGTCTCGATCTCCGGCTTCCCCTTCCTCACCCAGGCGATGGGCAAGGAGTTCGACGAGGTCGACGTGAAGCTGGGCGGGGTCACCGCCACGGCGGACGGCCACTCGGTCAACGTCACCGAGGTCCGCGCCAAGCTGCACGACGTGAAGGTCGACAGCAGCTACTCGTCCGCGACGGCGGTACGGGCGGACGGCTCGGCCCGTATCTCCTACGCCGACCTCACCAAGTCCGCGCCCAAGGGCGCCAAGGTCGGCTACGCCGGGCCCGAGCGGGCCGCCAAGGGTCAGGTCCAGGTGACCGGGCAGCTCACCGACCTGCTGGAGGGCGCGGGTGTCCAGGTCCCCGCGAGCCTCAAGGTGCTGCTCGCGGGGCGCACGGTCAGTGCGTACAGCACGGTGACGACGGACGGCGGCGCGACCGTCAAGGTGCGCTCCTCGGAGCTGCCGAAGCTGCCGGTGCCGGGGTTCGACGAGAAGCTCCGTAAGGCCGTCGACTACGACCTGAAGATCGAGGGGCTTCCTCGGGGGATCAAGCTCGACAAGGTGACGGCTGTGTCGGACGGGCTACGGTTCTCTGGGACCGGGTCGAACGTCTCCCTCGCGGGTTGA